TCGAACTTCAGCAGAATCTATTGACAAGCAATTTTTACAGGGAAGTGAATCTTGAAAAGCTGTACACAAAACTCGAGGTCACAGGAAAAGAGACCGTCGCCGGTCGTCCGGCATTAATTCTCGCGGCGACATCCGAAGGACTGCCGGCAGACATAATGTACTTTGATGCAGAGACCGGGCAGTTACTTCGAACCGACTCAACCCTGGTCTCGCCCGAAGGGAATCAGCCGGCGAAGATATTTTATGAGGACTATCGTGAGATCGACGGAATCAAGATGCCATTCAAGGTACGTACGGTGCTTCCGCAATTCGAGATCGTAATGACAACAAGCGAGGTCAAGCACGGGGTTGAGGTCGATGAGGCTCGCTTTTCGCGTCCTAAGTAAGCGGCGGATCACCGACATAACAATTCGTCTCGCTTCTTCAAAAGGCGAGCCGGATCGTTTGTAATAATGGCCGTCACCCCAAGTTTCAATGCGCGCTTTACCCATCGCGGATTGTCAGCGGTCCAGATCGCTACAGGCAGTCCGCGATGTTGAGCTTTGTCCATCAGTTTTCGCGTTGCAAGAGAGTAATGCACTGAGAGTTCGTCAGCGCCAAAATCGACGGCGATCTTGACCATGTGTTTTTCCTTTCGCAGCACTGTCATGATCTTCGGGGCAAATAACGCCGCAGTTGTTACTTTTGGGCACGATCGCTTGATGTGCGGTATCACCGATAGTTTGAAGCTCTTGACGATTATTTGTTCTTCTTTGCCATACAACCTTAGGGACCGAGCGACCGCCTCTGTAAGACTCTCGACCTCGGAGTCTTTACACTTTAGTTCGATATATATCCGGCCGGAGTATTCTCCTAAAAATGACAGAGTTTCATCGAGAGTCGGTATATGTTGACCGCGAAACTCGGATGTTGAACCGTTGCTACTGTCGAGATCGAACCACGTCCCGACGTCAACAAGCGACAATTGGCCAGATGTCATTTTGCCGACTTTGCCCGAGATACGAGCCGTGCGTATCAGATCGGCGTCATGAACGACAACGGCTACATTGTCATTCGCAAGCCGGACATCCATTTCGATGCCGTCGGCCCCGTCATCGATCGCACGACGAAATGCTGCAAGTGTATTCTCGGGTGCTAGAGCGCTCGCACCTCGGTGCCCTATGATCAATGGCGTTGGTCGATCGTTTGGTATGTTTGCACCCACAGGAAAAGGACAAATAACGGCCGGTTCATTTTTTCTCGAGCAGGAAGATCGTCTTTGACCAGGCGATCGGTTCTTTTAACGGAAATTCATGATTGCTGACTATATTAAAGTAACGCTCTGAAGTCGATCGTACATTTTCGATCGGATGTATCTTGAATTTATACAGATACTCCAGGACCGAGCCGACGATCGAAGGTTTGACCGGGATCAAGACCAATTTTTGGCCAGGTCTTAATACCCGGGCCATCTCTGCCAAACCTGCGTCAAGCGACACATATTCAAGCACACCGCAGGTCAGGATAAGATCGAAACTCTCGTCCGGAAACGGCAATTCGAGAATGTTTCCCTGCACAACTTCGACGTAACTGGCGCCGCGTTTCGCAAATTGTTCCGATGCCAGTTTGAGAGACTTGTGCGAGAGATCAAAAGCGATGATGTTTTTGGACAGCAAACCGGAATCAAGATAACCAAGTGTCACGATACCGGTCCCGCTTCCGGCGTCCAAGATCATCGAGTCAGTGCTCACATCAAGGTCTAACGAACGCAAATATTTCGCGACCGAAGCGCGATAGCCATTGAGCTTGAGAGCGATATTATGAAAATCCGCAATACGGTCGTAAAACCCCTGAGTCTTGCTCTTGCTGGCCTTTGCATTGTCCTTTGCCATCTGATTATCGTTCGGCTAGTAGTTTCACGACCATTTGGCGCATCTCGTCGAGACGGCTTGAACTGGAACCAGTTTCGATATAACGGATGATACCTTTGCGATCGATCAGTACCGCGGTAGGCAATGCCGTGGCCGCATACTGTAATTGAGCCTGTTGGTCCTTAGCGACAACGAGATCGTACGGCAGGCCGTGCTTAACTCGAAATCGCTTTAGAAACTCGATCTCGGTCTGATTGTCGACAGAGGGTCCATCTGCCCTGCCGTAATAGCGTGTGACACCGAGAACGACGAATCCCTGGTCGGCAAAATCACGATGCCACTCGGAAAGATGAGGAAATGCGTCGTAGCACGGGGCACACCAGGTAGCCCAGAAATCCAGCAAGACCACCTTTCCACGCATTGATGCCAGGGTTCTCGCTTCCCCGGGAAACCACTTATCAATGTTGAGCAATTCGAATGCGGGATCACCCAGCATCTTATAGTGTTTCTCGCGTTTTTTCAGACGCTGCAATACATCATTCTGCTGCCCCTTTATCTGGAAAGACCTTCCGGCGTCGATAAGCGTTGAAAGGTAAGTTTCAAGCGCGACTGGTTTGCGGCCACTCTCGATCTGATAGGTGATCAGCTTGTCGGCTGCATAAAAATAGAATGTCGGTGATCCAATGGTTGCCGCGATCATACGCATATCTAACAGAACTGCATCGGCCTGTTTTATGTTCGATTGTTCCCGATAAGCCTCAAAAACCAGCATGCCGGCATCGAGCAATTCATCGAGCCCGCGAGATCGAGCTGCCGGTTCGGTGATCAGTGCCTTTGCCGCGCGATACGCTTGTTCAGCGTAAGGGCCGGCGTCCTCATATTTTCGCTCAGCCAGATACGACTTCGCGATCTCGCTATGCATTCTCGCGACTTCCGTGAGCTTTATAGGTGTCGACCGTTGGTAGTCATTCAATACACTGACCGCACGATCGAGCCGTTTTGATTTGGCATTCGCTACGACGATCAATGAGCGGCCGCGCTGTGATTTTTCCGGCTCACGGCCCCCCGATCGCAGATATCGCTCGAATGTCTCAGCCGTAAACTCAAGATTTTCGGCGATCCAATGCAGTAAACCGAGATAATACAGATCCTCGGCGGTAACCTCGCTGCGTGCGTTAAGCATGGCTGCGTACTTTGCAGCCAACTGTTTCTTTTCGCGTTCCGTCTGCAACCGCAGAGACTCGCTTACAGGGATCTTTTTCTGTTCAAATTCCGCAAACTTAATCCGCGAATACGCATTTGCCTCATCAAACATGTCCTTAGCGGATAGATCTGATCGAATGTTGCTACCGTCACTTAAGGGCGGAACGGTCGCCGGAGCAACACGCCGAGACTGCGGGCTTGCGGACAACACAGCCAGTAGCAGAAAAGCGATCGGGGCACAACGAAACATATTTCAATTTACTAGTTTATAGTGACGTTCTGCTTTGACCAGAATCGCGAAGGGCTAAATGCTCCGTTGAAGACCTGATTCGAGCCATCTAGAATTATTTCGACCATTAGCTTTGCTGTTATCGGCGCGAGCAAGATGCCGTTGCGATAATGTCCAGAAGCAACAAACAGGCCATCCAGACCTTCGATTTTACCAATAACAGGGAGTCCGTCAGGAGCAAACGGCCTAAGGCCCGCCCATTCTCCCGACGGTGTGAGAGGCGAAAGGGCCGGAATGATCTCTGTTGCGGCCCGTTTCAGCATGACAGATTCCAATGGATCGACCAGCTTGTTGAACCCAACATCGCCGATCGTTGCCCCTGTAAGAATACGCCCGTCTCTTCGAGGCACTACGTAACCACGAGGACTGTAAACCACGTGATGGACATTGATCTCGCCGGACGGATAACACTGCATTTGTCCACGGATCGGTTTCAACGGAAGCCGGCAAAGATCTGGACCAAGTTTGATGAACGAGGTCCACGCGCCCGTTGCCAACACGACCACATCGGCTGCAAAAGGTTCCTCTGACGAACTTACGGCCACCACCCGCCCTTTTTCAATTTTTATCGAATCGACCGAAATATTCTCGACGATATCGATCCCGTTCGACTTGGCAAAGACGCAAAGAGCAGCAAGAAGCTTACGATTCTCGACATGTCCATCCGATGGATAGAAAATTCCACCTCTCACATTTGGTGATAGAAATGGCTCAAATTCGAAAACTTCCTGCCGCTCCAGCTCAATGGCGTCGATCCCAGCCTTTCTCTGATCTTGAATGCGAGCGGCGAGTTTGATCTCGTCCTCTTCAGTGAAGCCAAGAAAAAGTGTTCCGTTCTGATCGAGCTCGATATCGATGCCGGTCTCGCCCATCAAGCAATTGGCAAAACCTGGGTACATGCTATTCGATTCATTGCATAGGCGGTAAAAGTCGTCAACGACTTCTGTTTCAGAGTTCGGTGCCAGCATTCCCGCAGCGGCCCATGACGCCTCTAAGCCGCATCTGCCTTTTTCAACTATAGTGATTTTCCGAATCCCGCGACGGTGCAGTTCTCGGGCTATACTGAGTCCGATCACGCCTCCGCCAACGATCAAAACGTCGGTGATCATCGTCAATGCAATTTGCCCTTTTTGGAAAATCGTTTGCAGACCATAAAATGATTGTAAAGGAAACATACGATCTTCTGAATTTATGAAACACACAATCACACTTATTCCGGGAGATGGCATTGGCCCAGAGATCATTGCAGCAACGGTTCGCGTAATCGAATCAACAGGGATCGACGTCGAATGGGAGACCCATATTCTCGGGGCACAAGCCCTCGAGAAATACGGGACGACGTTGCCCGACTCCGCGATCGATTCGATAAAGAAGAATCGTGTCGCACTGAAAGGCCCGGTCATGACACCTGTCGGCAAAGGATTCACATCGGTCAATGTTGGCTTGCGAAAGGCTCTGGATCTATATGCAAACGTCCGGCCCGTTAAGGCTCTACCAAATGTCGAATGCCGTTATCCCGAATTGGATCTGGTGATAGTCCGTGAAAACACCGAAGGACTTTACTCTGGGATCGAGCATGTCGTCATTCCAGGTGTGGTCGAGAGCCTGAAGGTCATCACGGAAAAGGCATCAACCCGTATCGCACGTTATGCATTTGAATATGCGCGCGATAACGGACGAAAGAAGGTCACAGCCGTTCATAAAGCAAATATCATGAAGCTTTCTGACGGGCTTTTTCTCGAGTGTTTCCACAATGTTGCCAAGGATTTTCCCGAGATCGAAGCCGACGATAAGATCATTGACAATTGCTGTATGCAGCTTGTAATGCGTCCAGAACAGTTCGATGTATTGGTAATGGAGAATCTCTACGGCGACATATTGTCAGATCTTTGTGCGGGCCTCATCGGGGGACTCGGGCTTGCACCGGGTGCAAATATCGGCGAACAAGGAGCGGTTTTCGAGGCGGTCCATGGCTCAGCTCCGGACATCGCCGGCCAAGGGATCGCAAATCCAACGGCGATAATGCTTTCGGCGATCCAGATGCTCCTGCACATCGGAGAGCGAGAGGCAGCACGGGCCTTCGAATCAGCGTTGCTTGAGGTATTTGCTGAAGGAGCTACGATAACTAAAGATCTGGGGGGAACGGCAAAGACAGCTGAGTTTGCGAACGCAATTATCGCGAAACTCCGATCTGGCGGAGCCGCAGCAACGCAATAATGGTATGTTAGACGGTCGATGCAAAGTCGGCGTACGGGTTAAAGATTAACCTGCAAACCTCGAAATAGTCTGCAACCGTGAAGCGATCTTCGCCGTCTGACCTTTTGGAGCGATCCGCCCAAAGGCGTCCCAACACTATGAAGCTACTTGCACTCACGATCGTTGTGGTTCTTTCCCTCGCATCAATGTCTACGCTTGCTCAAGACGCGAATGAACTGAAGGTCACCTTTGGCAAGACCAAACGATTCGATGGTGGTAAATTGAAGATAAAATTTCTTGACGTGATCGAGGATTCTCGATGCCCGGAAGGAGTGAATTGTATTTGGGCCGGTACTGCCAGGATAAAGATCGCGATAATTGAAAATGACAACAGCTGCGAATATGAGATCGAAACCAATGGATCGCATCAGTCGATCGAATACGATGGCTTCGTGGTCGAACTAAGGTCGTTGGAACCGAATAGAAAGGAAAATGATGCGACCGTGAAAGAGCAGTATATCGCCACGATCTCGATCAAGCCGAGATCAAAAGGTTGATCAAGCGGGTGGAGGGTGGAAAACGGGCGACTTATTAAGGGCTTTCCTCTTTAATTCGGCTTGAACGGGTTAGACAGATACATCATCGTAAGCATCAACAAGAAATAAGGCACAAGAACCGCAGCACCGGGATAGTCTCTCGCTACACGTTGTCCGAAGAACAGTGCGGTCAACGTGGTCGCTCCAACGATCGACGCGACGAAAACCAGATAGGCAGATCCGGTCGCGATCTGATAGATCAGGCCTGCGGCGGCGAGGAAGCCTGTGGCGATCTCTAACAGTGTGAGCGTTGCCAACATCATCGAAACCGATCCAGCGAAAATTGACTTCGCGAAGTGTTCTGTCAGCCAATCGAGATTGCTCTTCCAATCAAACAGCTTGTCGAATCCGGACTGCAAAAAGAGGATCGCAACAAACAGCGAACAAAATAACATCGGCAAGTTTGAAGCGATAAGGCTAAGGTTCATTACGGATTGCGGCTGCCGAGCAAATAAGAAAACAAAACTCAAGACTCCGATCTAATTATTACCACGGATCACTGACAAAATCGATGTTCGATAGATTCTCGTTCGCAGTTACAAATCGCGTTGGCTCTTGAAAGGAATGACGTTTCGATTCAACAGAAACGATGTATGCACCGCCCGATTCTAAATCCCGGAACGCATAATATCCGAACGAGTTCGTGATCGCGTTTCGCTGGTATTCGCCGTCTTGACCTTGGAGTCGTACACGAGCATTCGGGATCCCCACACCGTTGGGTCCTAACACTCTACCAGAAAGCTCGACCGCAGCCGACGTCGGCCCGACATTCGAAACAACGACCTCGTTCGAATTGCCGCCAACAACAGAGTTGCCGGAAGCACTGACGACGAAATAATATTGCGAAACCGGGAGGTTCATTATTGTGGCAGTCGTCACACTTCCAACCTGAACGGTATCAGTATAGTTTCCAGAAGACGTCCCGTATTTGATCGTATAGCCGGTCGCACCAAGGACTGGGATCCACGAAAGCGTCACTTGGCTTTGTCCACCGTATGATTCGACGATCAAAGGGGCACCAAGATCAGATCCGTATTCCACTCTCACCATCTCGGCTACCGACGGTACACCACTCGAATCGATCAAAAAGAGCATGTAATAGCCTGGCGGCGCGATATTGGAATTTGGCGGAGCCTTTACTGTCAAACCTGTTCCGATAGCGCTTTCTCCAGCAAGGTTGAAGAAAAGCGGGACTCGGCGTTGTTCAAAGTCGATCGAGTGAGTTACGGACGATACACGCATCATGACTACCTGAGAAATCGTCTCCGCGTCGGGCGTCGCGATGCTAAAAGACTGATCGTAAGTAACGGTTGTTGGTGCAGCAGCGATCGATGGGCGAGCCGCGAGATTACCTGAACCGTCCTGGTCGAAAAGATACGGCGGTGTATAGATCTCCAAATTCTTCTCAAGATAATTGTTATCAAAGCAGTCGCCGCATATTCCTCCTCCGCCTGTAAAAACACGGGCATCGGGCAACAAGATCGCGGTTGAATGATATTGTCGGATCTTATCGGCACTCGAAAGTGCCCGCCAAGTCTGCGTCACTGGATTCCACAATTCCGCCT
The DNA window shown above is from Chloracidobacterium sp. and carries:
- a CDS encoding DoxX family protein, which translates into the protein MNLSLIASNLPMLFCSLFVAILFLQSGFDKLFDWKSNLDWLTEHFAKSIFAGSVSMMLATLTLLEIATGFLAAAGLIYQIATGSAYLVFVASIVGATTLTALFFGQRVARDYPGAAVLVPYFLLMLTMMYLSNPFKPN
- a CDS encoding isocitrate dehydrogenase (NAD(+)), whose protein sequence is MKHTITLIPGDGIGPEIIAATVRVIESTGIDVEWETHILGAQALEKYGTTLPDSAIDSIKKNRVALKGPVMTPVGKGFTSVNVGLRKALDLYANVRPVKALPNVECRYPELDLVIVRENTEGLYSGIEHVVIPGVVESLKVITEKASTRIARYAFEYARDNGRKKVTAVHKANIMKLSDGLFLECFHNVAKDFPEIEADDKIIDNCCMQLVMRPEQFDVLVMENLYGDILSDLCAGLIGGLGLAPGANIGEQGAVFEAVHGSAPDIAGQGIANPTAIMLSAIQMLLHIGEREAARAFESALLEVFAEGATITKDLGGTAKTAEFANAIIAKLRSGGAAATQ
- the thiO gene encoding glycine oxidase ThiO — protein: MITDVLIVGGGVIGLSIARELHRRGIRKITIVEKGRCGLEASWAAAGMLAPNSETEVVDDFYRLCNESNSMYPGFANCLMGETGIDIELDQNGTLFLGFTEEDEIKLAARIQDQRKAGIDAIELERQEVFEFEPFLSPNVRGGIFYPSDGHVENRKLLAALCVFAKSNGIDIVENISVDSIKIEKGRVVAVSSSEEPFAADVVVLATGAWTSFIKLGPDLCRLPLKPIRGQMQCYPSGEINVHHVVYSPRGYVVPRRDGRILTGATIGDVGFNKLVDPLESVMLKRAATEIIPALSPLTPSGEWAGLRPFAPDGLPVIGKIEGLDGLFVASGHYRNGILLAPITAKLMVEIILDGSNQVFNGAFSPSRFWSKQNVTIN
- a CDS encoding class I SAM-dependent methyltransferase; protein product: MAKDNAKASKSKTQGFYDRIADFHNIALKLNGYRASVAKYLRSLDLDVSTDSMILDAGSGTGIVTLGYLDSGLLSKNIIAFDLSHKSLKLASEQFAKRGASYVEVVQGNILELPFPDESFDLILTCGVLEYVSLDAGLAEMARVLRPGQKLVLIPVKPSIVGSVLEYLYKFKIHPIENVRSTSERYFNIVSNHEFPLKEPIAWSKTIFLLEKK
- a CDS encoding TlpA family protein disulfide reductase yields the protein MFDEANAYSRIKFAEFEQKKIPVSESLRLQTEREKKQLAAKYAAMLNARSEVTAEDLYYLGLLHWIAENLEFTAETFERYLRSGGREPEKSQRGRSLIVVANAKSKRLDRAVSVLNDYQRSTPIKLTEVARMHSEIAKSYLAERKYEDAGPYAEQAYRAAKALITEPAARSRGLDELLDAGMLVFEAYREQSNIKQADAVLLDMRMIAATIGSPTFYFYAADKLITYQIESGRKPVALETYLSTLIDAGRSFQIKGQQNDVLQRLKKREKHYKMLGDPAFELLNIDKWFPGEARTLASMRGKVVLLDFWATWCAPCYDAFPHLSEWHRDFADQGFVVLGVTRYYGRADGPSVDNQTEIEFLKRFRVKHGLPYDLVVAKDQQAQLQYAATALPTAVLIDRKGIIRYIETGSSSSRLDEMRQMVVKLLAER